The following coding sequences are from one Mugil cephalus isolate CIBA_MC_2020 chromosome 9, CIBA_Mcephalus_1.1, whole genome shotgun sequence window:
- the LOC125013252 gene encoding extracellular calcium-sensing receptor-like, which produces MDGDYVIGAVFSLHNYIDTMKSNYTTMPEPLTCTGRVDTRELRFARSMIFAIEEINNNTELLPRVRLGYEMHDSCGSVPVAMHAAFQLSNGLDPVFNTGGNCSQSGKVMAIVGESGSTPSISMSRVIGSFNIPQVSHFATCACLSDKKQYPSFFRTIPSDQFQADALAKLVKHFGWTWIGAVRSDSDYGNNFMASFLEAAHKEGICVEYSVSFYRTNPRSKIQRVAEVIRRSTALVVVAVAARGDMRLLLEELSLEASPPRQWIGGEAWITDRGMVRFSFCAGAIGFGIQKSVIPGLRDFLLDLSPSEVVASPLLTQFWEEAFNCRLGKSATADESVCDGTEDLQRLLSAYTDTSQLRITNMVYKAVYAIAHAIHNAVCKEINGTTQCDKLTKLEAKQVLTELRKVRFSQNGYDVSFDANGDPVAVYELINWQKSETGIIELVAVGHYDASLPVGQEFRINKNLTWVDGGTQVPVSVCSNSCPPGTRKVLQKGKPICCYDCIPCPEGEISNTTDSLVCFPCPEEFWPNAERDACFPKPVEFLSFEDVLGIILAAFSVGGACLTIITAVVFFHHRMSPIVRANNSELSFLLLLSLTLCFLCSLTFIGAPSDWSCMLRHTAFGITFVLCISCVLGKTIVVLMAFKATLPGSNVMKWFGPPQQRMTVVSFTFIQVLICTIWLVVSPPFPIKNLTTYKEKIILECALGSVIGFWAVLGYIGLLAVFCFVLAVLARKLPDNFNEAKFITFSMLIFCAVWITFIPAYVSSPGKFTVAVEIFAILASSFGLILCIFAPKCFIILFKPEKNTKKHLMNKN; this is translated from the exons ATGGATGGTGACTATGTTATCGGGGCTGTTTTCTCCCTACACAACTACATTGACACAATGAAGTCTAACTATACCACCATGCCTGAGCCACTCACTTGCACAGGGAG agtAGACACCCGTGAACTGCGTTTCGCCCGCTCTATGATCTTTGCCATCGAGGAGATTAACAACAACACGGAGCTGCTGCCGCGCGTCAGGCTCGGATATGAGATGCACGACTCGTGTGGCTCGGTACCGGTGGCGATGCACGCGGCGTTTCAGCTTTCAAATGGCCTGGATCCCGTGTTTAACACCGGAGGCAACTGCTCCCAGTCTGGTAAGGTGATGGCTATTGTTGGCGAGTCTGGATCCACGCCATCCATCAGCATGTCCCGCGTCATCGGGTCATTTAATATTCCTCAA gTGAGCCACTTTGCCACTTGCGCGTGTTTGTCTGATAAGAAGCAGTATCCGAGTTTCTTCAGAACTATCCCCAGTGACCAGTTCCAAGCTGACGCGCTCGCCAAGCTGGTAAAACACTTTGGCTGGACTTGGATAGGGGCTGTCCGGTCGGATTCGGACTACGGAAATAATTTCATGGCGTCTTTTTTGGAGGCAGCTCACAAAGAGGGGATCTGTGTGGAATACTCTGTATCTTTTTATCGGACCAACCCACGGAGCAAGATCCAGAGAGTGGCTGAAGTTATCCGCAG GTCGACAGCTTTGGTTGTTGTGGCAGTTGCAGCCCGTGGGGACATGAGGTTGCTTCTGGAGGAGCTATCACTGGAGGCTTCCCCACCTCGGCAATGGATAGGCGGTGAGGCTTGGATAACCGATCGAGGCATGGTGAGGTTCAGCTTCTGTGCCGGAGCCATTGGATTTGGCATTCAGAAATCTGTCATTCCAGGTCTGAGAGACTTCCTCCTggatctctctccctctgaagTGGTTGCATCCCCACTGCTAACTCAATTCTGGGAGGAGGCGTTTAACTGCAGACTGGGAAAAA GTGCTACTGCagatgagagtgtgtgtgatggaACTGAAGACTTGCAGAGGCTCCTGAGCGCATACACTGACACCTCTCAACTCAGAATTACTAACATGGTGTACAAGGCTGTTTATGCAATAGCACATGCCATTCACAATGCAGTGTGTAAGGAAATAAATGGCACAACTCAGTGTGATAAGCTCACCAAGTTAGAGGCTAAACAG GTTTTAACTGAGTTGAGGAAAGTAAGATTTTCCCAGAATGGTTATGACGTGTCATTTGATGCTAACGGGGATCCTGTGGCAGTGTACGAGCTTATTAACTGGCAGAAAAGTGAGACTGGTATCATTGAGTTGGTAGCAGTGGGACACTATGATGCATCACTGCCAGTGGGCCAGGAGTTCCGCATCAACAAGAACCTAACATGGGTGGATGGTGGCACACAA GTGCCAGTGTCAGTGTGCTCTAACAGTTGTCCTCCAGGAACTCGCAAagtgctgcagaaaggaaaaccCATCTGCTGCTATGACTGTATACCATGTCCTGAAGGAGAGATTAGCAATACTACAG attccCTTGTTTGTTTCCCTTGCCCAGAGGAATTCTGGCCTAATGCAGAGAGAGACGCTTGTTTCCCCAAGCCTGTGGAGTTCCTTTCTTTTGAGGATGTGCTAGGAATCATTCTGGCTGCATTCTCAGTTGGTGGTGCCTGTCTGACCATTATAACTGCGGTTGTATTCTTCCATCACAGGATGTCTCCAATCGTCAGGGCCAACAACTCTGAGCTGAgtttcctgctgctcctctccctgACTCTATGTTTCTTATGTTCATTAACTTTCATTGGAGCACCCTCTGACTGGTCCTGCATGCTGCGACACACAGCGTTTGGCATCACCTTTGTTCTCTGTATCTCATGTGTACTTGGGAAAACTATCGTGGTTTTAATGGCTTTCAAAGCTACACTTCCAGGCAGTAATGtcatgaaatggtttggtcctCCACAGCAAAGAATGACTGTAGTTTCCTTCACATTTATTCAAGTTTTAATATGTACTATTTGGTTGGTAGTTAGTCCTCCCTTCCCAATAAAAAATCTAACCACGTACAAGGAGAAAATCATCCTGGAATGTGCATTAGGCTCGGTCATTGGGTTCTGGGCTGTGCTCGGGTACATCGGCCTGTTGGCTGTCTTTTGCTTTGTACTGGCTGTCCTAGCTCGGAAACTACCTGATAATTTTAACGAAGCCAAGTTTATCACCTTCAGCATGCTGATATTCTGTGCAGTATGGATCACCTTTATCCCAGCATATGTCAGCTCTCCTGGGAAATTTACTGTGGCTGTTGAGATATTTGCAATACTGGCCTCCAGTTTTGGACTAATACTGTGCATATTTGCTCCAAAGTGTTTTATCATATTGTTTAAGCCGGAGAAGAACACTAAGAAACACTTAATGAACAAAAATTAA
- the LOC125013250 gene encoding extracellular calcium-sensing receptor-like yields MDGDYIIGGVFTIHYYIHTVENNYTTMPEPLRCAGSMDTRELRFARAMIFAIEEINNNTELLPGIRLGYEIHDSCGSVPVAVHVAFQFSNGLDPVFDTGDNCSQSGKVMAIVGESGSTPSISMSRVLGSFNIPQVSHYATCACLSDKKQYPSFFRTIPSDQFQADALAKLVKHFGWTWIGAVRSDSDYGNNGMASFLEAALKEGICVEYSVSFYRTHPRSRIQRVADVIRRSTALVVVAFVASGDMVLLLEELSLEPPPPRQWIGSESWVTDPNFLKFSFCAGAIGFGIQQSVIPGLRDFLLDLSPSEVVASPLLTEFWEDAFNCRLGKNAAAGESVCDGTEDLQRLQSPYTDTSQLRVTNMAYKAVYAIAHAIHNAVCKEINGTSQCDKLTKLESKQVFTELKKVRFSQNGYDVSFDANGDPVAVYELVNWQKSETGVIELVTVGHYDASLPVGLEFRINKNLTWVDGGTQVPVSVCSNSCPPGTRKVLQKGKPICCYDCISCPEGEISNATDSLDCFPCPEEFWPNAERDACFPKPVEFLSFEDVLGIILAAFSVGGACLTIITTVVFFRHRMSPIVRANNSELSFLLLLSLTLCFLCSLTFIGAPSDWSCMLRHTAFGITFVLCISCVLGKTIVVLMAFKATLPGSNVMKWFGPPQQRMTVVSFTFIQVLICTIWLVVSPPFPIKNLNIYKEKIILECALGSAIGFWAVLGYIGLLAVFCFVLAVLARKLPDNFNEAKFITFSMLIFCAVWITFIPAYVSSPGKFTVAVEIFAILASSFGLILCIFAPKCFIILFKPEKNTKKHLMNKNEY; encoded by the exons ATGGATGGTGACTACATTATTGGTGGTGTTTTCACTATACACTACTACATTCACACAGTGGAGAATAACTACACCACCATGCCTGAGCCACTCAGGTGTGCAGGGAG CATGGACACCCGTGAACTGCGCTTCGCCCGCGCTATGATCTTTGCCATCGAGGAGATTAACAACAACACGGAGCTGCTCCCGGGCATCCGGCTCGGATATGAGATCCATGACTCGTGCGGCTCGGTGCCAGTGGCGGTGCATGTGGCGTTTCAGTTTTCAAATGGCCTGGATCCCGTGTTTGACACTGGAGACAACTGCTCCCAGTCTGGTAAGGTGATGGCTATAGTTGGTGAGTCTGGATCCACGCCATCCATCAGCATGTCGCGCGTCCTCGGGTCATTTAACATTCCTCAA GTGAGCCACTATGCCACTTGTGCGTGTTTGTCTGATAAGAAGCAGTATCCGAGTTTCTTCAGAACTATTCCCAGTGACCAGTTCCAAGCTGACGCGCTCGCCAAACTGGTAAAACACTTTGGCTGGACTTGGATAGGGGCTGTCCGGTCGGATTCGGACTACGGAAATAACGGCATGGCGTCTTTTTTGGAGGCAGCTCTGAAAGAGGGGATATGCGTGGAATACTCTGTATCTTTCTATCGGACCCACCCACGCAGCAGGATCCAGAGAGTGGCTGATGTTATCCGCAG GTCGACAGCTTTGGTTGTTGTGGCATTTGTAGCTTCTGGAGACATGGTTTTGCTGTTGGAGGAGTTATCTCTGGAGCCTCCCCCACCACGCCAGTGGATAGGCAGTGAGTCTTGGGTAACCGATCCAAACTTTCTGAAGTTCTCCTTCTGTGCCGGGGCCATTGGATTTGGCATTCAGCAATCTGTCATTCCAGGTCTGAGAGACTTCCTCCTggatctctctccctctgaagTGGTTGCATCCCCACTTCTAACTGAATTCTGGGAGGATGCATTCAACTGTAGACTGGGAAAAA atgctgctgcaggtgaaagtgtgtgtgatggaACTGAAGACTTGCAGAGGCTCCAGAGCCCGTACACTGACACCTCTCAGCTCAGAGTAACTAACATGGCATACAAGGCTGTTTATGCAATAGCACATGCCATTCACAATGCAGTCTGTAAGGAAATAAATGGCACAAGTCAGTGTGATAAACTCACCAAGTTAGAGTCTAAACAG GTTTTTACTGAGCTGAAGAAAGTAAGATTTTCCCAGAATGGTTATGACGTGTCATTTGATGCTAACGGGGATCCTGTGGCAGTGTACGAGCTTGTTAACTGGCAGAAAAGTGAGACTGGTGTCATTGAGTTGGTAACAGTGGGACACTATGATGCATCACTGCCAGTGGGCCTGGAGTTCCGCATCAACAAGAACCTAACATGGGTGGATGGTGGCACACAA GTGCCGGTGTCAGTGTGCTCTAACAGTTGTCCTCCAGGAACTCGCAAagtgctgcagaaaggaaaaccCATCTGCTGCTATGACTGTATATCATGTCCTGAAGGAGAGATTAGCAATGCTACAG attCCCTTGATTGTTTCCCTTGCCCAGAGGAATTCTGGCCTAATGCAGAGAGAGACGCTTGTTTCCCCAAGCCTGTGGAATTTCTTTCCTTTGAGGATGTACTAGGAATCATTCTGGCTGCATTCTCAGTTGGTGGTGCCTGTCTGACCATTATAACAACGGTTGTATTCTTTCGTCACAGGATGTCTCCAATTGTCAGGGCCAACAACTCTGAGCTGAgtttcctgctgctcctctccctgACTCTATGTTTCTTGTGTTCATTAACCTTCATCGGAGCACCCTCTGACTGGTCCTGCATGCTGCGACACACAGCGTTTGGCATCACCTTTGTTCTCTGTATCTCATGTGTGCTTGGAAAAACTATTGTGGTTTTAATGGCTTTCAAAGCTACACTTCCAGGCAGTAATGtcatgaaatggtttggtcctCCACAGCAAAGAATGACTGTAGTTTCCTTCACATTTATTCAGGTTTTAATATGTACTATTTGGTTGGTAGTTAGTCCTCCCTTCCcaataaaaaatctaaacataTACAAGGAGAAAATCATCCTGGAATGTGCATTAGGCTCTGCCATTGGGTTCTGGGCTGTGCTCGGGTACATCGGCCTGTTGGCTGTCTTTTGCTTTGTACTGGCTGTCCTAGCTCGGAAACTACCTGACAATTTTAACGAAGCCAAGTTTATCACCTTCAGCATGCTGATATTCTGTGCAGTATGGATCACCTTTATCCCAGCATATGTCAGCTCTCCAGGGAAATTTACTGTGGCTGTTGAGATATTTGCAATACTGGCCTCCAGTTTTGGACTAATACTGTGCATATTTGCTCCAAAGTGTTTTATCATATTGTTTAAGCCAGAGAAGAACACTAAGAAACACCTaatgaacaaaaatgaataCTAG